A window of the Gasterosteus aculeatus chromosome 21, fGasAcu3.hap1.1, whole genome shotgun sequence genome harbors these coding sequences:
- the sox17 gene encoding transcription factor SOX-17: MSSPDAGYASDDQTQARCAMSAMMPGMGRCQWADPLSPLGDAKAKNEPCASGSGGQNRGKTEPRIRRPMNAFMVWAKDERKRLAQQNPDLHNAELSKMLGKSWKALPVTEKRPFVEEAERLRVQHMQDHPNYKYRPRRRKQVKRIKRLDSGFLVHGVSDHQGPSMPGDGRACAESLGYHEHGFQVPPQQLGHYRDAQALGGPSYETYSLPTPDTSPLDAVESDLMFFPSHSQEDCHMMPAYSYHSQAAEYQPQDPHGNHHGNPILHRHPGSTPEQPLQSANLPPSYMGCPNPLAMYYTQHCSPGHPKRHPGGAGQLSPPPDSHHPHPADSVEQMHHSELLAEVDRSEFEQYLSSSSARVDTAGHYGPHEAGMQGPESLISSVLSDASTAVYYCSYNNS; encoded by the exons ATGAGTAGTCCCGATGCGGGTTACGCCAGCGACGATCAGACCCAGGCAAGGTGCGCGATGTCAGCCATGATGCCTGGAATGGGACGCTGCCAGTGGGCCGACCCTCTCAGTCCCCTCGGCGACGCCAAAGCGAAGAACGAGCCGTGCGCCTCCGGCTCCGGCGGCCAGAATCGCGGCAAAACTGAGCCGCGGATCCGGCGGCCCATGAATGCGTTCATGGTCTGGGCGAAGGATGAGCGCAAGAGACTGGCGCAGCAGAACCCGGATCTGCACAACGCGGAGCTGAGCAAAATGTTGG GGAAATCGTGGAAAGCCCTTCCTGTGACAGAAAAGCGTCCCTTTGTGGAGGAGGCCGAGCGGCTGCGCGTTCAGCACATGCAGGACCACCCCAACTACAAGTACCGGCCCCGGCGGCGGAAGCAGGTGAAGCGGATTAAGCGGCTGGACTCTGGCTTTCTGGTCCACGGCGTGTCCGATCACCAGGGCCCGTCCATGCCCGGGGACGGCAGGGCGTGTGCGGAGAGCCTGGGCTACCACGAGCACGGCTTCCAGGTGCCCCCCCAGCAGCTCGGCCACTACCGAGACGCTCAGGCCCTCGGGGGCCCCTCCTATGAGACGTATAGCCTCCCTACGCCTGACACCTCCCCTCTGGACGCTGTCGAGTCGGACCTCATGTTCTTCCCCTCGCATTCACAAGAGGACTGCCACATGATGCCCGCCTACTCGTACCACTCCCAGGCGGCGGAGTACCAGCCCCAGGACCCCCACGGCAACCACCACGGCAACCCGATCCTGCACCGGCACCCCGGCTCGACTCCGGAGCAGCCCCTTCAGTCCGCAAACCTTCCCCCCTCCTACATGGGATGCCCCAACCCTCTGGCCATGTATTACACTCAGCACTGCAGCCCCGGCCACCCCAAGCGGCACCCCGGCGGGGCCGGACAGCTCTCCCCGCCTCCCGACTCCCACCACCCTCACCCGGCAGACAGCGTGGAGCAGATGCACCACTCGGAGCTGCTGGCCGAGGTGGACCGCAGCGAGTTCGAGCAGTATTTGAGCTCCTCTTCGGCGCGCGTGGACACGGCCGGCCACTACGGGCCGCACGAGGCCGGCATGCAGGGGCCCGAGAGCCTGATATCATCGGTGCTGTCGGACGCCAGCACAGCTGTGTATTACTGTAGCTACAACAACTCCTAA